In Capsicum annuum cultivar UCD-10X-F1 chromosome 11, UCD10Xv1.1, whole genome shotgun sequence, one genomic interval encodes:
- the LOC107848010 gene encoding uncharacterized protein LOC107848010 isoform X1, translating to MDTPFSPATFLFFVVSSSFFLFASSSPNSSLDLDAISISVARRHLMSFKETPIGTNVTYDCSPSGPCLLCSISEKKDEKYRCSETGYRIPFKCVEIKASSQEVNNNNEKKNRSALEDTDTAARPHVMKHNEQALTSSARQRSLLDDSSTSKSGMHTYITYRSCVLSVNEENLSVLGFEVSTCFVCFTKLSCGESSNLHYATCFTVSFNIVAGFSIQKLFYF from the exons ATGGATACTCCATTTTCGCCGGCGACTTTTCTTTTCTTCGTcgtttcctcctccttcttcctTTTCGCATCTTCATCTCCAAATTCATCTTTAGATCTCGATGCGATCTCTATTAGCGTAGCGCGGAGACATTTGATGAGCTTCAAGGAGACGCCAATTGGTACAAATGTCACTTATGATTGTTCTCCTTCTGGTCCTTGTCTTCTTTGTTCCATATCCGAAAAG AAAGATGAGAAGTATAGGTGCAGTGAAACTGGATATCGTATTCCTTTCAAATGTGTAGAGATTAAAGCTAGTTCACAGGAAGtgaacaacaataatgaaaagaagaacCGATCTGCTCTGGAGGACACCGATACTGCAGCGAGGCCACATGTCATGAAGCATAATGAACAAGCTCTTACATCTTCAGCAAGACAAAGAAGTTTGCTGGATGATTCATCCACGTCAAAGAGTGGAATGCATACCTATATAACTTATAGGAGCTGTGTTCTTTCAGTAAATGAAGAGAATCTGTCAGTACTTGGGTTTGAGGTAAGTACATGCTTTGTCTGCTTTACAAAACTGTCTTGTGGAGAATCATCCAATTTACATTATGCAACCTGTTTCACTGTTTCTTTCAATATAGTTGCTGGTTTTAGTATTCAGAAGTTATTTTACTTCTAG
- the LOC107848010 gene encoding uncharacterized protein LOC107848010 isoform X2, with amino-acid sequence MDTPFSPATFLFFVVSSSFFLFASSSPNSSLDLDAISISVARRHLMSFKETPIGTNVTYDCSPSGPCLLCSISEKKDEKYRCSETGYRIPFKCVEIKASSQEVNNNNEKKNRSALEDTDTAARPHVMKHNEQALTSSARQRSLLDDSSTSKSGMHTYITYRSCVLSVNEENLSVLGFEMIMLGLLIISGSAIFFRKRRAAAVPGAGPVRLPTNSRF; translated from the exons ATGGATACTCCATTTTCGCCGGCGACTTTTCTTTTCTTCGTcgtttcctcctccttcttcctTTTCGCATCTTCATCTCCAAATTCATCTTTAGATCTCGATGCGATCTCTATTAGCGTAGCGCGGAGACATTTGATGAGCTTCAAGGAGACGCCAATTGGTACAAATGTCACTTATGATTGTTCTCCTTCTGGTCCTTGTCTTCTTTGTTCCATATCCGAAAAG AAAGATGAGAAGTATAGGTGCAGTGAAACTGGATATCGTATTCCTTTCAAATGTGTAGAGATTAAAGCTAGTTCACAGGAAGtgaacaacaataatgaaaagaagaacCGATCTGCTCTGGAGGACACCGATACTGCAGCGAGGCCACATGTCATGAAGCATAATGAACAAGCTCTTACATCTTCAGCAAGACAAAGAAGTTTGCTGGATGATTCATCCACGTCAAAGAGTGGAATGCATACCTATATAACTTATAGGAGCTGTGTTCTTTCAGTAAATGAAGAGAATCTGTCAGTACTTGGGTTTGAG ATGATTATGCTGGGCTTGCTGATTATCAGTGGTTCAGCAATATTCTTCAGAAAAAGGCGAGCAGCTGCTGTACCTGGTGCTGGACCAGTCAGACTTCCAACTAATTCCCGATTCTAA